A window of Chloroflexaceae bacterium genomic DNA:
TTACCTTGACCCCGACCACGAGTATTTCCGCCTCTCACCTGATCAACTACTCCAGCGTTTCCTCCCGGCGCTGGCGCGGGTCAACCCGCATTTCGATCCGTCGTGGGTGCGGGCGTACTGGCTCCACCGCGAACCCTACGCGCAGCCGATTGTGCCGGTTAACCACGCACGCAACATTCCGCCGCTGGCAACCCAGCTGCGCGGTCTGTTCTGGGCAAGC
This region includes:
- a CDS encoding oxidoreductase, with translation YLDPDHEYFRLSPDQLLQRFLPALARVNPHFDPSWVRAYWLHREPYAQPIVPVNHARNIPPLATQLRGLFWASMSQVYPWDRGTNYAVELGRRVAAECHQYAEMLRLRGGGVALRAP